The Staphylothermus marinus F1 genome has a segment encoding these proteins:
- a CDS encoding protein-tyrosine phosphatase family protein, with protein sequence MSYVWIIPYKLAQGPLPRINELKSLSETFDVFIVLIMPHEVPGGIDYYLSMLNSYGIEYIHVPTPDFHPLQLLELYYLSRYIEEQISNGRKVFVHCMGGVGRSGLVTASYLVYKGYDLYSAIKYLRDRVPYAIENIGQLRMLEDYYLFMKIIDKDHFGKVFDLFMKHSSNTMFKHSSKTAQLVIELADLFGLRIDKSMYKTLLSSILHSIRDLRIIEKTLENTCTDIDYCKKLTISIIKTLKNWTIPSNREELLILVSHTLDYTRDQRVVFTDTNILSKKASITLYCDYDCTVIINKLGDLLNKIEGVIGKKIEIYQQSYMDSV encoded by the coding sequence TTGAGCTATGTATGGATTATTCCATACAAGTTGGCTCAGGGTCCTTTACCTAGGATTAATGAATTGAAAAGTTTATCTGAAACATTTGATGTATTCATAGTACTTATTATGCCTCATGAAGTACCTGGCGGCATAGATTATTATTTATCAATGCTTAATAGTTATGGCATAGAATACATACATGTTCCAACCCCTGATTTTCACCCCTTACAATTATTGGAACTATATTATTTATCGAGGTATATTGAGGAGCAAATCAGTAATGGTAGAAAAGTTTTCGTTCACTGTATGGGTGGTGTTGGAAGGAGTGGTTTAGTAACAGCTTCGTATCTAGTGTATAAGGGATATGATCTATATAGTGCTATCAAGTATTTACGTGATAGAGTTCCTTATGCAATTGAGAATATTGGTCAGCTAAGAATGCTTGAAGACTATTATTTATTTATGAAAATAATTGATAAAGATCATTTTGGAAAAGTATTTGATCTATTTATGAAGCATAGCTCGAATACCATGTTTAAACATTCATCTAAAACTGCTCAACTGGTCATAGAGCTTGCTGACCTATTTGGTCTTAGAATTGATAAGTCAATGTATAAAACATTATTGTCATCAATCCTGCACTCAATACGAGATCTAAGAATAATTGAGAAGACACTAGAGAATACATGCACAGATATAGATTACTGTAAGAAGCTAACTATTTCTATAATAAAAACTTTAAAGAATTGGACAATCCCCAGCAACCGGGAAGAACTATTAATACTTGTCTCCCATACACTGGATTATACCCGTGATCAAAGAGTCGTATTTACTGATACAAATATACTTAGCAAAAAAGCTAGTATAACATTATATTGCGACTATGATTGTACAGTTATAATCAATAAACTAGGAGATCTACTAAATAAGATAGAAGGAGTGATCGGGAAGAAAATAGAGATTTATCAACAATCATATATGGATTCAGTATAG
- a CDS encoding VTT domain-containing protein, with protein MTISQGLSWLIYQYGVFGVFIVSLIGNAIPYSTIPYLVFIVLYSGSVHDPIIHAMITFAGGFGAALGKVVVYYFGWGIRHVLPENMKENLELFTRLFRKSTFIAVFIFAASPLPDDIIYIPLGATKYSLKKYFIALLAGKITITGLAVFFGSSIEWAIRATTNYPEYITLPILIVLTLYLTYVMAKIEWIKIARIASEKGLVKAIICIIIEVFRITFNMIIYPFKKIIKYLT; from the coding sequence TTGACGATATCTCAGGGATTATCATGGCTTATTTACCAGTACGGAGTTTTCGGAGTATTTATTGTATCTCTTATAGGAAACGCTATTCCATACTCTACTATACCATACTTAGTATTTATAGTATTATATTCTGGCTCCGTTCACGACCCAATCATACATGCAATGATAACATTTGCTGGAGGATTTGGTGCTGCTTTAGGTAAAGTAGTAGTTTATTATTTTGGTTGGGGAATAAGACATGTATTACCGGAGAATATGAAGGAAAATCTTGAATTATTCACAAGATTATTTAGAAAATCAACTTTTATAGCTGTATTCATTTTTGCTGCATCACCACTACCTGATGATATAATATATATTCCACTAGGAGCAACCAAGTATAGTTTGAAAAAATACTTCATAGCTCTCCTAGCAGGAAAAATAACTATTACAGGACTCGCTGTATTCTTTGGTTCATCCATTGAATGGGCTATAAGAGCAACTACAAATTATCCGGAATATATTACATTACCTATACTCATAGTGTTAACGCTTTATCTAACATATGTTATGGCGAAAATAGAATGGATAAAAATAGCGAGAATAGCGTCTGAGAAAGGATTAGTAAAGGCAATCATATGTATTATTATAGAAGTTTTCAGAATAACGTTCAATATGATCATATACCCATTTAAGAAAATAATTAAGTATTTAACATAG
- a CDS encoding FeoA family protein, whose protein sequence is MMQTTLDTLPSGAKARIIGFAHGGGWLYRLYQMGFTPGAIIEVVANYGKGPLIVRIMGAEVAVGRGIARRILVQPL, encoded by the coding sequence ATGATGCAAACAACATTAGACACATTGCCAAGTGGTGCAAAAGCGAGGATAATAGGATTCGCTCATGGAGGGGGCTGGCTATATAGATTGTACCAAATGGGTTTTACCCCCGGGGCAATCATAGAGGTTGTAGCTAATTATGGCAAAGGCCCCCTAATTGTCCGTATTATGGGGGCAGAGGTTGCTGTTGGGAGAGGAATTGCTAGGAGAATACTTGTCCAACCACTATAA
- the feoB gene encoding ferrous iron transport protein B yields the protein MPKEYIEVGVIGQPNVGKSTLFNVLTGRKVHVANWPGVTVEKHVGERIHRGRRIIFVDLPGIYGFSATTIEERIARKYILTQQPDVLLVLVDSLNPERTMYLAIQALEITPRVILVFTKVDSVHAHGIHINYRALSNKLDVPVVPVSSATGVGIVELLDTIIDVKEERKGRKTPLIVDYKELNPFIDSIVDILREKNGNILGFPIRWVAVRLLEGDEELEQIIWQKMGEDVLERIRAIRDEVKKIFGREPSELLSIRRFEYINEILKGVVIRISISSRKSKVLSYFYKPIIGPTLGLTILFTIFILAFTINTGFPLNIILDIMGYPDLASAVEEYSIGGLMESGFDYLSNILYSVMGDNMYSHLIIDGIIGGVGSVLMFLPLIMVVALMLAILEDSGLAPRIAVSLHGMLTKIGVSGHAIFPMMLGLGCNVPAIMATRATPNIRERLRLIMTLPFIPCQARLVVMLAFASALSGIKGLLLIIYGYVAAFATFAITNKLLYIYDKKKNKIIEPEILLELPPLHRPIPRVIWWHVWDATRHFLIKAGTIIFFLSIIIWFSVSFTSSLTYTSDPSISIASDIAKVFAPLLSPIGLSGDAAWIMAFALIIGFVAKEAVIGTLTIITGASSGTAAIIQLGLNDAQIAALTVFTILYVPCLATIAVIQLESRNWKITLSTIALMLSIAYIGMIITYLLGFLI from the coding sequence TTGCCTAAAGAATACATAGAAGTAGGAGTTATAGGGCAACCAAATGTTGGTAAATCCACTTTATTCAATGTATTAACTGGTAGAAAGGTTCATGTAGCTAATTGGCCTGGAGTCACTGTTGAGAAGCATGTGGGTGAACGTATTCATCGGGGTAGAAGAATAATTTTTGTTGATTTACCTGGAATTTATGGTTTTTCAGCGACAACGATCGAGGAGAGAATTGCGAGAAAATATATTTTAACTCAACAACCAGATGTCCTACTAGTGCTTGTCGATTCGTTGAATCCTGAGAGAACAATGTATTTAGCTATACAAGCATTAGAAATAACTCCCAGAGTCATACTTGTTTTCACTAAGGTAGATAGCGTCCATGCTCATGGTATTCACATAAATTATCGGGCTTTATCAAATAAATTAGATGTTCCAGTGGTTCCAGTATCTTCCGCTACTGGAGTCGGAATAGTTGAGTTGCTCGATACAATAATAGACGTGAAAGAGGAGCGTAAGGGTAGGAAGACTCCTCTTATAGTTGACTATAAAGAATTGAATCCATTTATTGATTCAATAGTGGATATATTGAGGGAGAAGAACGGCAACATATTAGGTTTCCCAATTAGATGGGTTGCTGTTAGGCTGTTGGAAGGTGACGAAGAACTTGAACAAATTATTTGGCAGAAAATGGGGGAAGATGTACTAGAGAGAATACGTGCGATTAGAGATGAAGTTAAGAAAATATTTGGTAGAGAACCATCAGAGCTTTTGTCTATTAGAAGATTTGAATACATCAACGAAATATTGAAGGGGGTAGTTATTCGTATTAGTATTAGCTCTAGGAAAAGCAAAGTACTTTCATACTTTTATAAACCAATTATTGGCCCAACTCTCGGCTTAACCATACTATTTACTATTTTCATCTTAGCTTTCACGATCAATACCGGTTTTCCTCTGAACATTATATTGGATATCATGGGTTACCCCGATCTTGCATCAGCTGTTGAAGAGTATAGTATAGGAGGACTAATGGAGTCTGGCTTTGATTATCTAAGCAATATCCTATATAGTGTTATGGGAGATAATATGTATTCACATCTCATAATAGATGGTATAATAGGTGGTGTTGGCTCAGTATTAATGTTTCTACCATTAATAATGGTTGTAGCCTTAATGCTTGCTATACTAGAGGATTCAGGCTTGGCTCCTAGAATAGCTGTTAGCCTCCATGGAATGTTGACAAAAATAGGTGTATCGGGCCATGCTATCTTTCCCATGATGCTTGGTTTAGGCTGTAATGTACCAGCTATAATGGCGACAAGAGCTACTCCTAATATACGTGAAAGACTAAGATTAATTATGACTCTACCATTTATTCCATGTCAAGCTAGGTTAGTGGTTATGTTAGCTTTTGCATCAGCTTTGTCAGGTATAAAAGGTCTTCTACTAATAATATATGGGTATGTTGCGGCTTTCGCCACTTTTGCAATCACTAACAAGCTTCTCTACATATATGATAAGAAGAAGAATAAGATTATTGAACCAGAGATCCTCTTGGAGCTGCCACCGCTTCATAGACCAATACCTAGAGTTATATGGTGGCATGTATGGGATGCGACAAGACATTTCCTAATAAAGGCGGGAACAATTATTTTCTTTCTAAGCATAATAATATGGTTCTCCGTAAGCTTCACATCCTCTCTAACCTATACAAGTGATCCCTCTATAAGCATAGCTTCAGATATAGCTAAAGTATTTGCACCACTATTATCACCAATAGGTTTATCCGGAGATGCTGCTTGGATAATGGCGTTCGCGCTCATCATAGGATTTGTTGCGAAAGAAGCAGTAATAGGTACATTAACCATTATAACAGGAGCCTCCTCGGGTACTGCAGCCATTATACAGCTAGGCTTAAACGATGCACAAATAGCTGCTTTAACAGTTTTCACAATCCTATACGTACCTTGTCTAGCAACAATAGCTGTTATTCAGCTAGAATCTAGGAATTGGAAAATAACATTATCAACTATAGCATTAATGCTGTCTATAGCGTATATTGGAATGATAATAACATATCTTCTAGGATTCCTTATTTAG